One genomic region from Pseudoduganella dura encodes:
- a CDS encoding histidine phosphatase family protein — MEQKWPQQIWIVRHGQSAGNVARDAAEAASQFLIDIADRDMDVPLSALGEQQAAALAGWFAAMPPEERPNVVLFSPYVRARETAMTIVNSLPRDELLTVATDERLREKEFGIIDRLTPLGIADKFPELHEQRRHVGKFYFRPPGGESWCDVILRLRNMLETITREYRGERVLVVGHQVIVNCFRYLLERMDEEAILAIDRAADVPNCSVTSYRFKPDAGKRGKLVLELENFVAPLTSTGTPVTKSKDQPAAPKA; from the coding sequence ATGGAACAAAAGTGGCCTCAACAGATCTGGATCGTGCGGCACGGGCAAAGTGCCGGCAACGTCGCGCGCGACGCAGCGGAAGCCGCGTCGCAGTTTCTGATCGACATCGCGGATCGCGACATGGACGTGCCGCTGTCCGCGCTGGGCGAGCAGCAGGCCGCCGCGCTGGCCGGGTGGTTTGCCGCCATGCCGCCGGAAGAACGGCCCAACGTGGTGCTGTTTTCGCCTTATGTGCGGGCCCGCGAGACGGCGATGACCATCGTCAACAGCCTGCCGCGTGACGAACTGCTGACGGTCGCCACCGACGAGCGGCTGCGCGAAAAGGAATTCGGCATCATCGACCGGCTGACGCCGCTGGGCATCGCCGACAAGTTTCCCGAACTGCACGAGCAGCGCCGGCACGTGGGCAAGTTTTATTTCCGCCCGCCGGGCGGCGAAAGCTGGTGCGACGTGATCCTGCGCCTGCGCAACATGCTCGAAACGATCACCCGCGAATACCGCGGCGAACGGGTGCTGGTCGTGGGGCACCAGGTCATCGTCAACTGCTTCCGCTACCTGCTGGAACGGATGGACGAGGAGGCGATCCTGGCGATCGACCGCGCCGCCGATGTGCCGAACTGCAGCGTGACTTCCTACCGTTTCAAACCCGATGCCGGCAAGCGCGGCAAGCTCGTGCTCGAGCTGGAAAACTTCGTTGCTCCGCTGACTTCGACCGGCACGCCGGTGACGAAAAGCAAGGACCAGCCCGCCGCACCCAAGGCTTGA
- a CDS encoding NAD(P)H-hydrate dehydratase: MTTEITAATLREWALPEPSFDDDKEGRGHVLIVGGSREMPGAVMLAATAALRAGAGKLTMATAASVAPLVAAAIPEARVIGLAETNGGGFTVEAARRLGELFGKPGKPSAVLVGPGMQDDAATAELVHALLPRLAGARVILDAAAMGAVRAQGEPHLLEEPKDMEHFRFKEAVLITPHAGELAHLTRRDKQQICDAPLDAAQEAARRWNAIVALKGATTVIATPDGQQWQHQGGNVGLAISGSGDTLAGIIAGLAARGATLEQAAAWGIALHASAGEQLSIRYGVLGYLAREISAEIPALLRTLAPA, encoded by the coding sequence ATGACAACCGAGATCACCGCCGCCACGTTACGAGAATGGGCGCTGCCCGAACCCTCGTTCGACGACGACAAGGAAGGCCGCGGCCACGTGCTGATCGTGGGCGGCTCGCGTGAAATGCCGGGCGCCGTGATGCTGGCGGCCACCGCCGCGCTGCGTGCCGGTGCCGGCAAACTGACGATGGCCACGGCGGCCTCGGTGGCACCGCTGGTCGCCGCGGCGATTCCCGAGGCGCGTGTGATCGGCCTGGCTGAAACGAACGGCGGCGGTTTCACCGTGGAGGCGGCACGCCGGCTCGGCGAGCTCTTCGGAAAGCCCGGCAAGCCCAGCGCCGTGCTCGTGGGTCCCGGCATGCAGGACGATGCGGCCACGGCGGAACTGGTGCATGCGCTGCTGCCGCGCCTGGCGGGCGCGCGGGTGATCCTGGATGCCGCCGCGATGGGCGCGGTGCGCGCGCAAGGCGAGCCGCACCTGCTGGAAGAGCCGAAGGACATGGAGCATTTCCGCTTCAAGGAAGCGGTACTGATCACGCCGCACGCGGGCGAGCTGGCGCACCTGACGCGGCGCGACAAGCAACAGATCTGCGATGCGCCGCTCGATGCGGCGCAGGAAGCCGCCCGGCGCTGGAACGCGATCGTGGCACTGAAAGGCGCCACCACCGTGATCGCCACGCCGGACGGCCAGCAGTGGCAGCACCAGGGCGGCAATGTCGGCCTGGCGATTTCCGGCTCGGGCGATACGCTGGCAGGCATCATCGCCGGCCTCGCGGCGCGCGGCGCCACGCTGGAACAGGCTGCCGCCTGGGGGATCGCGCTGCATGCGTCCGCCGGCGAACAGCTGTCGATCCGGTATGGCGTGCTGGGTTACCTGGCACGGGAAATTTCGGCTGAAATACCGGCCCTGTTGAGAACGCTGGCCCCAGCCTGA